In Paenibacillus phoenicis, one genomic interval encodes:
- a CDS encoding HXXEE domain-containing protein, producing MSHISLSSLVWLFLVVFVIHDMEEIIWVGPWAKRNRQKVVAAVPASLKRSLTQMLDITSSQFAVAVLLEFIVFVPFTLIAAEQGRYFIFLAFNTLFFLHVFTHVAQSLYLKMYTPGVVTAVLIVLPYSLLLFNRLLSEKVVTCGEILLSLPVGLLVVPMVLAGHELGKRWVKS from the coding sequence ATGAGCCATATCAGCCTTTCGTCTCTGGTTTGGCTGTTTCTCGTGGTGTTTGTGATTCACGACATGGAGGAGATTATCTGGGTAGGACCTTGGGCGAAGCGGAATCGCCAGAAGGTGGTGGCCGCCGTCCCGGCGAGCCTGAAGCGCTCGTTAACCCAGATGCTGGACATCACTAGCAGTCAATTCGCCGTAGCCGTGCTCCTGGAATTTATCGTTTTTGTTCCGTTTACGCTGATAGCGGCGGAGCAGGGGAGGTACTTTATTTTTCTGGCGTTTAATACGTTATTCTTCTTGCATGTGTTTACCCATGTCGCCCAATCGTTGTATCTGAAAATGTACACCCCGGGCGTCGTCACTGCTGTCCTTATTGTGCTGCCTTATTCGTTACTGCTGTTTAACCGCTTACTTTCGGAAAAAGTAGTGACTTGTGGAGAAATCCTGCTCAGCCTCCCGGTAGGCCTGCTGGTTGTGCCCATGGTGCTGGCCGGGCATGAGTTGGGGAAGCGCTGGGTAAAATCCTAG
- a CDS encoding GNAT family N-acetyltransferase: protein MDSLLIRPATLNDIDGIREVAVETWNSTYETIYPEHFIATYLTHAYAKSSLEQSITLDEAQAARKFLVAEWEGEIVGFGQLTEADDEGVSELTRLYILKEHQRKGIGKKLLNELIRLNPLIKEIYAWCERENDIGTLFYKSNGFVYTEEKEEVLFDYRTLMAKYVKKI, encoded by the coding sequence ATGGATTCACTGCTGATCCGTCCGGCAACACTGAACGACATCGACGGCATTCGCGAGGTAGCTGTGGAAACCTGGAACAGTACCTATGAAACGATTTATCCGGAGCATTTTATCGCCACGTATTTAACCCACGCCTATGCGAAAAGCAGCTTGGAGCAAAGCATTACGCTGGACGAAGCGCAAGCCGCGCGGAAGTTTCTGGTCGCGGAATGGGAAGGGGAGATCGTCGGGTTCGGCCAACTAACGGAAGCGGATGATGAAGGGGTTAGTGAACTGACTCGACTTTATATCTTAAAAGAGCATCAGCGCAAGGGCATCGGCAAGAAATTGCTTAATGAGTTGATTCGTCTGAACCCGTTAATTAAAGAAATTTACGCCTGGTGTGAACGTGAGAACGACATCGGCACGCTCTTTTATAAATCCAATGGATTTGTATATACCGAAGAAAAAGAAGAAGTTCTGTTCGATTATCGTACGTTGATGGCCAAGTATGTGAAAAAAATTTAA
- a CDS encoding lipid II flippase Amj family protein — MTTYLVIVCVLTMIIHAAETLSYSIRYAGVKLNKIAVALSLTGIVVLVSRTANLIQSPMTAKFIDYSKLHPDFQVMNYLRIILLAGSVGTLLAMLLFPTCVNLFGRVIAKLEVTGSLPKLVTSVTITQLKNVRHHFRKPTLRLRSYRLLGVPKRFILLNIAVTAFYTVGVLASLYAAYLVPELSTTASQASGIINGIATILLTIFIDPQLGLITDRAMHEEESRQQLGRIYIMLMGARFLGTLAAQLIIFPAAYMIAMVVQWI, encoded by the coding sequence GTGACCACCTATCTGGTAATCGTGTGCGTCCTAACCATGATTATTCATGCGGCGGAGACGCTGTCGTATTCTATACGCTATGCCGGTGTGAAACTGAACAAAATTGCCGTGGCGCTGTCCTTGACAGGCATTGTTGTGCTCGTCTCCAGAACGGCCAATCTGATTCAGTCGCCGATGACCGCCAAATTCATTGATTATTCCAAGCTGCACCCGGATTTCCAAGTCATGAACTACTTGCGGATCATTCTGCTCGCTGGTTCTGTCGGAACTCTATTGGCGATGCTTCTGTTTCCGACTTGTGTGAATCTGTTTGGACGTGTGATCGCGAAGCTGGAGGTCACCGGGTCCTTGCCCAAGCTCGTAACGAGCGTGACAATCACCCAGCTCAAAAACGTCAGGCATCATTTTCGTAAACCAACCCTTCGCCTCCGTTCGTATCGTTTGCTGGGGGTTCCGAAACGGTTTATTTTGCTGAATATCGCGGTGACTGCCTTCTATACTGTTGGCGTGTTGGCTTCTTTGTATGCTGCTTATCTGGTGCCGGAGCTGAGTACAACCGCTTCGCAGGCTTCCGGCATCATTAACGGTATCGCTACGATTCTGCTGACGATCTTCATCGATCCGCAATTGGGGCTCATTACCGATCGGGCGATGCATGAGGAGGAGTCCCGACAGCAGCTGGGGAGGATCTATATTATGTTGATGGGCGCCAGATTTCTCGGAACATTAGCGGCACAACTCATCATCTTCCCTGCTGCATATATGATTGCTATGGTGGTGCAGTGGATTTAG
- a CDS encoding NUDIX hydrolase, producing MSDSIPKLQWLEWAKQIQAISQAGLAYSKDMYDLERFEMLRGLSVEILSRYTEVETEKVKTLFAGETGYATPKVDVRGVVFQDDRILLVRERVDGAWALPGGWADIGLSPKEVAVKEVKEEAGLTVVPVRLLAVLDKKFHDHPPEAYHIYKIFILCERVGGQAEAGMETLEVGFFGRDELPSLSLERNTPKQIQRLFDLRHSTEVWFD from the coding sequence ATGTCGGACTCGATTCCGAAGCTGCAATGGCTGGAGTGGGCAAAGCAAATTCAGGCCATCAGTCAGGCCGGGCTGGCTTATTCCAAAGATATGTACGATCTTGAACGCTTTGAGATGTTGCGTGGGCTTAGCGTGGAAATTCTCAGCCGTTATACCGAAGTCGAGACGGAGAAGGTTAAAACGCTGTTCGCAGGCGAAACCGGCTATGCCACCCCAAAGGTTGATGTGCGCGGCGTAGTGTTCCAGGATGACCGGATTCTACTCGTCCGGGAACGGGTTGACGGGGCGTGGGCATTGCCTGGAGGTTGGGCCGATATCGGTCTTTCGCCCAAAGAAGTCGCGGTTAAGGAAGTGAAGGAGGAGGCCGGTCTCACCGTCGTTCCTGTGCGGTTGCTGGCGGTGTTGGACAAGAAATTCCACGATCATCCTCCGGAGGCGTACCATATCTACAAAATATTTATTTTGTGCGAGAGGGTCGGAGGTCAAGCGGAAGCCGGAATGGAGACGTTGGAGGTCGGATTTTTCGGTCGTGACGAGCTTCCGTCTTTATCGCTTGAACGAAATACGCCCAAACAGATTCAACGCCTGTTTGATTTGCGGCACAGCACCGAAGTATGGTTTGACTAA